The following proteins are encoded in a genomic region of Henckelia pumila isolate YLH828 unplaced genomic scaffold, ASM3356847v2 CTG_298:::fragment_3, whole genome shotgun sequence:
- the LOC140870949 gene encoding serine/threonine-protein kinase Aurora-2: protein MAIADSQQEYKTSSESTTAEEKRWTINDFDIGKPLGRGKFGHVYLAREKRSNHIVALKVLFKSQLKQSQVEHQLRREVEIQSHLRHPNILRLYGYFYDQKRVYLILEYAAKGELYKELQKCKYFSERRAATYVASLARALIYCHGKHVIHRDIKPENLLVGAQGELKIADFGWSVHTFNRRRTMCGTLDYLPPEMVETVEHDASVDIWSLGVLCYEFLYGMPPFEEKKHSDTYKRIIQVEFKFPPKPIVSSLAKDLISQMLVKDSSQRLPLHKLLEHPWIVQNADPSGVYRG from the exons ATGGCGATCGCCGATTCTCAGCAAGAATACAAG ACTTCATCAGAGAGCACAACAGCAGAGGAAAAAAGGTGGACTATCAATGATTTCGACATAGGAAAGCCTCTTGGTAGAGGAAAGTTTGGGCACGTATATCTTGCTAGGGAAAAGAGG AGCAATCACATAGTTGCACTGAAGGTGCTATTTAAGAGCCAGCTGAAACAGTCTCAGGTCGAGCATCAGCTTCGTCGTGAAGTCGAAATACAGAGCCATCTTCGACATCCAAACATATTAAGACTCTATGGTTACTTTTATGACCAG AAAcgagtttatttgattttggaATATGCTGCCAAGGGAGAACTCTACAAAGAGCTGCAGAAGTGCAAATATTTTAGTGAAAGACGCGCTGCTACG TATGTTGCTTCATTAGCTCGTGCTCTAATATACTGTCATGGAAAACATGTGATTCATCGAGACATTAAACCTGAGAATCTTTTGGTTGGAGCACAG GGTGAGCTCAAAATTGCAGACTTTGGTTGGTCCGTGCACACATTCAATCGCAGGCGGACTATGTGTGGAACTCTGGATTATCTTCCACCCGAGATGG TGGAGACTGTGGAGCATGATGCAAGTGTGGACATTTGGAGTCTTGGTGTCCTTTGCTACGAATTTTTGTATGGGATGCCCCCTTTCGAAGAGAAAAAACATTCAGATACCTATAAAAG GATTATCCAGGTGGAATTTAAATTCCCCCCAAAGCCTATTGTCTCATCACTTGCCAAAGATCTCATAAGCCAG ATGCTCGTCAAGGATTCTTCACAGCGTCTGCCTCTGCACAAGCTACTTGAGCATCCATGGATTGTGCAAAATGCAGATCCATCAGGTGTCTACAGAGGTTGA
- the LOC140870956 gene encoding pentatricopeptide repeat-containing protein At4g17616 — translation MLTSIRVSHRGVLGLIFGGKFASSHCYRYFQLLGGYSKLYGNPFSRYLSIIGAKPEKLRLKGSSDSILMRKLEGALKERQLDEAWKTYQDFKRLYGFPGQILVSNLITELSYSTESKCLRRAFDLVLSISTEKKISLHPDLMTKLVLSLARSQIPVRASTIFRLMLEKKNLPSLDVLQTVVLHLVKTQVGTLLAANILGEICDCFQKLNFSKSPQTELTKPNATIFNLVLDACMRFGSPLKGQQIIELMPKIGVVADSQTLVIIARIHEINGMRDELKKFKNYIDAVPVTLIRHYQQFYDCLLSLNFKFNDIDAASALLLDISGRRKSNDSNPTQNGERALHKVCTVSIASDNIKKELRLQFVPVQVNMDSVCKVDGKEEFIMHKNGKFVLSNKGLAMLIIGYKISGRINELSKLLIRIQDMLVSSENSTFCSNLIRFCIHLGWLETAHDILEDLKSENYPVCKDSYTSLLMAYYDKNMFKEAEGLVRQIKRICPDINVSDTMVFSSDISSKSEETRAAFFKEATSFFESDLAASIANSIRLEDRPVFLMVHEYNSSIYFFTKAKMIGDAIMAYRKLQDMNIQPTTSTFFYMICGYSSLGMYREITILWGDIKKRMSNQNTVYNRDLYELLLLNFIRGGYFERVMELIGFMSKNSMYLDKWNYKAEFLMFHRDLYRRLTMSDAKNEVQSRRIEYVQAFRKWVGIS, via the coding sequence ATGCTAACCTCAATCAGAGTTAGCCATAGGGGAGTCCTGGGTTTGATATTTGGTGGAAAATTTGCATCCAGCCATTGTTATAGATATTTTCAGCTGTTGGGTGGGTATAGTAAACTTTATGGAAATCCATTTTCCCGCTATTTATCTATTATTGGTGCAAAGCCAGAAAAGCTACGGTTGAAAGGATCATCTGACTCCATTTTGATGCGAAAGCTTGAAGGGGCTTTGAAAGAGCGTCAACTAGATGAGGCGTGGAAAACTTACCAGGATTTCAAGCGCCTGTATGGTTTCCCCGGCCAGATTCTTGTGTCCAATCTGATAACCGAATTGTCTTATTCAACTGAGTCTAAATGCCTTCGTAGAGCTTTTGATTTAGTTCTTTCTATTTCGACAGAGAAGAAAATTTCCCTGCATCCTGACTTGATGACGAAGCTCGTGCTTTCTTTGGCAAGGTCTCAAATTCCTGTTCGAGCCTCTACCATTTTTAGACTGATGTTAGAGAAAAAAAATCTACCATCACTTGATGTATTACAAACGGTCGTTCTACATTTAGTGAAGACGCAAGTTGGAACTCTTTTAGCTGCAAATATTTTAGGTGAAATTTGtgattgttttcagaagttAAATTTCAGTAAATCACCTCAAACAGAGTTGACAAAGCCCAACGCGACCATTTTTAACCTCGTTCTTGATGCTTGTATGAGGTTTGGATCACCTTTAAAGGGTCAGCAGATTATTGAGCTGATGCCAAAAATAGGAGTTGTTGCGGATTCTCAAACTCTTGTTATTATTGCCCGGATCCATGAAATCAATGGCATGAGAGACGAgttaaagaaattcaagaactaTATTGACGCAGTTCCAGTCACTTTGATCCGCCATTATCAGCAGTTTTATGACTGTCTGCTGAGcttgaattttaaattcaatgacATTGATGCTGCTTCTGCTCTCTTGCTGGACATTTCTGGACGTCGCAAGTCAAATGACTCAAATCCGACTCAAAATGGTGAGAGGGCACTACATAAGGTATGTACCGTCTCAATTGCTTCAGACAATATCAAAAAGGAGTTGAGACTTCAGTTTGTACCCGTTCAAGTAAACATGGATTCTGTTTGTAAAGTAGATGGCAAAGAAGAGTTTATCATGCATAAGAACGGAAAATTTGTTCTCAGCAATAAAGGGTTGGCTATGCTCATCATAGGATATAAGATAAGTGGGAGAATTAATGAGCTCTCGAAGCTCCTCATTCGGATTCAGGATATGTTAGTTTCATCTGAAAACAGCACTTTTTGTTCGAATCTAATCCGTTTTTGTATTCATTTGGGATGGCTTGAGACAGCTCATGATATTTTGGAAGATttgaaatctgaaaattatCCTGTATGCAAAGATTCGTATACTTCACTTTTGATGGCTTATTACGATAAAAATATGTTCAAAGAAGCAGAAGGACTAGTAAGGCAAATCAAGAGGATCTGCCCTGATATAAATGTTTCTGATACTATGGTTTTCTCCTCGGATATTTCTAGTAAGTCCGAAGAAACCAGGGCTGCATTTTTTAAAGAGGCCACTTCATTCTTTGAATCAGATTTAGCAGCATCCATTGCCAATAGTATAAGACTAGAGGATCGACCGGTTTTCCTAATGGTGCATGAGTATAATTCGTCTATTTACTTCTTCACAAAGGCCAAAATGATAGGAGATGCCATAATGGCATACCGTAAACTGCAAGATATGAACATCCAGCCCACCACATCAACTTTTTTCTATATGATTTGTGGATATTCTTCGTTGGGAATGTATCGTGAAATCACAATCTTATGGGGTGATATCAAGAAGAGGATGTCGAATCAGAATACAGTATATAACAGAGATCTTTACGAGCTATTGTTGTTAAATTTTATTCGGGGTGGCTATTTCGAAAGGGTCATGGAGCTCATTGGATTTATGTCAAAGAATAGCATGTACCTAGATAAGTGGAACTACAAAGCAGAGTTCTTGATGTTTCACAGGGATCTTTATCGAAGATTAACAATGTCTGATGCTAAAAATGAGGTTCAGAGCCGGAGGATTGAGTATGTTCAGGCATTTAGAAAATGGGTTGGAATTAGTTGA
- the LOC140870927 gene encoding early nodulin-93-like — protein MTSSSKEDKIITAQNCVQAGWQAGFKAACFTCVATAIPTLTAVRTIPWAKASINYTGQALIICGASIAAFFINADKTILEGAKKNARYDMKP, from the exons ATGACATCCTCGAGCAAAGAAGACAAGATTATAACGGCCCAAAATTGCGTTCAAG CTGGTTGGCAGGCTGGATTCAAGGCAGCTTGCTTTACATGTGTAGCCACTGCTATACCTACA TTGACTGCAGTTCGTACAATTCCCTGGGCCAAGGCAAGCATAAATTACACTGGTCAAGCTCTCATAATCTGTGGAG CATCAATTGCTGCCTTCTTCATCAATGCTGACAAAACCATCCTCGAGGGAGCAAAGAAGAATGCTCGATACGATATGAAGCCCTGA